The Deltaproteobacteria bacterium genome has a segment encoding these proteins:
- a CDS encoding DUF503 domain-containing protein: protein MVIGVSRVTLIVHESRSLKDKRQAIKSVIGKVKNRFNVSIAEVADNDSWQKATIGIAAVGNDKAFVNSVLDKTLSFIEGLHLAEVTDSTIEMINI from the coding sequence ATGGTAATCGGGGTATCGAGGGTTACGCTCATTGTGCATGAAAGCCGGTCTCTGAAGGACAAGAGGCAGGCGATCAAGAGCGTGATCGGAAAAGTGAAGAACAGGTTCAACGTCTCCATCGCGGAAGTGGCCGACAACGACTCGTGGCAGAAGGCCACTATCGGGATAGCCGCCGTGGGGAACGACAAGGCCTTCGTCAACTCGGTCCTCGACAAGACGCTTTCCTTCATAGAGGGGCTGCACCTTGCCGAGGTCACTGACTCGACCATCGAGATGATTAATATTTAG
- a CDS encoding peptidylprolyl isomerase: protein MAALPALINAKEGAGKRMGEAKEKRAVIETTYGDMELRFFPEVAPGHVENFLKLAGEGFYDGTIFHRVIPGFMIQGGDPNTKGADKSTYGTGGPGWHVKAEFNDRPHKRGVLSMARAQHPDSAGSQFFIVVKDSNFLDGQYTVFGEVTKGMEVADKIVNLPRNPRDLPNERVEMKVRVVE, encoded by the coding sequence ATGGCGGCCTTGCCTGCCTTGATAAACGCAAAGGAAGGAGCAGGTAAGAGGATGGGAGAGGCAAAAGAGAAAAGGGCCGTAATCGAGACCACGTACGGCGATATGGAGTTGAGGTTTTTCCCGGAAGTCGCGCCAGGGCACGTTGAGAACTTCCTCAAGCTCGCCGGGGAGGGTTTTTATGACGGCACGATATTTCACAGGGTGATACCAGGCTTCATGATCCAGGGCGGCGACCCCAACACCAAGGGGGCCGACAAGAGCACCTACGGCACGGGCGGGCCGGGCTGGCACGTCAAAGCCGAGTTCAACGACAGGCCCCACAAGAGGGGCGTATTGTCCATGGCAAGGGCCCAGCACCCGGACAGCGCCGGCTCCCAGTTCTTCATAGTGGTCAAGGACTCGAACTTCCTCGACGGGCAGTATACGGTTTTCGGCGAGGTCACGAAGGGCATGGAGGTCGCGGACAAGATAGTGAACCTTCCGAGGAACCCCAGGGACCTCCCGAACGAGAGGGTCGAGATGAAGGTGAGGGTGGTTGAGTAG
- the truB gene encoding tRNA pseudouridine(55) synthase TruB, whose translation MLSAGYNGVLVIDKPQGWTSHDVVQHVKRKLKARKVGHLGTLDPIATGVLVLVLDSATKYAASLGAGSKEYLAACKLGEETDTYDSEGSVVRAPGVAGLTGEEIKKAIGGFRGRISQVPPMYSAIKSKGTPLYKLARKGVTVEREAREVTVHELEVTALDLPVLEFRAVCSGGTYVRSICHDLGERLGCGAHLQALRRTRSGAFRIDEAAHPKIAAEELAKRIIPLDEALKRAEAEAGPHGPEV comes from the coding sequence GTGCTTTCTGCAGGGTATAACGGCGTCCTGGTAATAGATAAGCCCCAGGGCTGGACCTCGCATGACGTCGTTCAGCACGTAAAAAGGAAGCTCAAGGCAAGGAAAGTGGGGCACCTGGGCACACTGGACCCCATCGCGACCGGCGTGCTGGTGCTGGTCCTGGACTCCGCGACAAAATACGCGGCGAGCCTTGGCGCGGGCTCGAAGGAATATCTGGCTGCCTGCAAGCTCGGCGAGGAGACTGACACCTACGACAGCGAAGGCAGTGTTGTAAGGGCGCCGGGTGTCGCGGGCCTTACTGGCGAGGAAATCAAAAAGGCTATAGGGGGCTTCAGGGGCCGCATAAGCCAGGTCCCGCCCATGTACTCGGCCATAAAGAGCAAGGGCACTCCCCTTTACAAGCTCGCGAGAAAGGGTGTTACTGTCGAGAGGGAGGCCCGTGAGGTAACGGTCCACGAGCTTGAGGTCACGGCCTTGGACCTCCCCGTTCTGGAATTCAGGGCCGTCTGCTCCGGCGGGACCTATGTGAGGTCCATATGCCACGACCTGGGCGAAAGGCTCGGTTGCGGGGCGCACCTTCAGGCCCTCCGGAGGACCAGATCGGGGGCTTTCCGCATAGACGAGGCGGCGCACCCGAAGATTGCGGCCGAGGAGCTGGCGAAGAGGATAATACCGCTCGATGAGGCACTGAAGAGGGCCGAGGCCGAGGCCGGGCCTCATGGCCCTGAAGTATAG
- the nusA gene encoding transcription termination factor NusA, whose protein sequence is MLNLANIIDQVGKDKGIDKHILIEALESAMLKAAEKRFGPNKVIEAHYQEEMGEIELFLFKEVVEEVTDPDTQISFEDARELDPEAALGDSLGVKLDSKEFGRIDAQTAKQIIIQKVREAERNIVYNEYSSKRGEIVTGIVQRFEKGDIIVDLGRAEALLSKKEQVRREGYRQGERIRGVILEVKVEARGPQITLSRTHPAFIIKLFQMEVPEVYEGIVEIKGAAREPGDRAKIAVVSHNSDVDPVGACVGVKGSRVQAVVQELKGEKIDIVHWSDDPAIYVKNTLSPAQISRVIVDDEEHAMEVIVPDDQLSLAIGKKGQNVRLAAKLTGWKIDIRTESESKGIKEKLSPEEALRKEVQAAGEREDRERAAAASDIGETLGLSPELATKLAAAGYVSADSLTHVTREELEKIEGLDEEDIEAVLGAVSERSEKGNA, encoded by the coding sequence ATGCTAAACTTGGCCAATATAATCGACCAGGTCGGCAAGGACAAGGGGATCGACAAGCACATCCTCATCGAGGCGCTTGAGTCCGCGATGCTCAAGGCCGCCGAAAAGAGGTTCGGCCCGAACAAGGTCATAGAGGCGCACTACCAGGAGGAGATGGGCGAGATAGAGCTCTTCCTCTTCAAGGAAGTGGTCGAGGAAGTTACGGACCCCGACACGCAGATAAGCTTCGAGGACGCCAGGGAGCTCGACCCCGAGGCCGCGCTCGGCGACAGCCTGGGCGTCAAGCTCGACTCCAAGGAGTTCGGCCGCATAGACGCGCAGACCGCGAAGCAGATTATCATACAGAAGGTCCGCGAGGCGGAGAGGAACATAGTCTACAACGAGTACTCGTCCAAGCGCGGCGAGATCGTGACCGGCATAGTCCAGAGGTTCGAGAAGGGCGACATAATCGTGGACCTCGGCAGGGCCGAGGCGCTCCTTTCCAAAAAGGAACAGGTAAGGCGCGAGGGCTACAGGCAGGGCGAGAGGATACGTGGCGTGATACTCGAGGTCAAGGTAGAGGCCAGGGGCCCGCAGATAACCCTCTCGAGGACGCACCCGGCGTTCATAATCAAGCTCTTCCAGATGGAGGTCCCCGAGGTATACGAGGGCATAGTCGAGATAAAGGGCGCGGCCAGGGAGCCGGGAGACAGGGCGAAGATAGCCGTGGTATCGCATAACTCCGACGTCGACCCGGTCGGCGCCTGCGTGGGCGTAAAGGGCTCCAGGGTGCAGGCCGTCGTGCAGGAATTGAAGGGCGAGAAGATAGACATAGTCCACTGGTCCGACGACCCCGCCATATACGTGAAGAACACCCTTTCGCCTGCCCAGATATCGAGGGTAATCGTCGACGACGAGGAGCACGCGATGGAGGTCATAGTCCCGGACGACCAGCTCTCTCTCGCGATCGGGAAGAAAGGGCAGAACGTAAGGCTTGCGGCCAAGCTCACGGGCTGGAAGATAGACATACGGACGGAGAGCGAGTCCAAGGGGATAAAGGAGAAGCTCTCCCCCGAGGAGGCGCTCCGGAAAGAGGTCCAGGCGGCCGGGGAAAGGGAAGACCGCGAGAGGGCGGCCGCCGCAAGCGATATCGGTGAAACGCTTGGCCTCTCCCCCGAACTGGCAACCAAGCTTGCCGCCGCGGGATACGTAAGCGCCGACAGCCTTACCCATGTGACGAGGGAAGAGCTTGAGAAGATAGAGGGGCTTGACGAGGAGGATATCGAGGCGGTGCTCGGCGCCGTCTCCGAGCGCTCCGAGAAGGGTAATGCCTGA
- a CDS encoding bifunctional oligoribonuclease/PAP phosphatase NrnA yields MDKRFDDLKPEIEKAKKFLVVSHVSPEGDAIGSLLGLALALRAGGKEAVAYLEDPVPELFKFLPGADTIVHSLEGAGPFDVTFAVDCGQKERLGKGFVGLKQPGKVINIDHHATNDSFGDFNVIEPGASAAGEMVYDLCKAVSLPITKEVAVNLYVAIHTDTGSFHYSSSTPESFIKAGELVRLGADPWEVSKRVYENHPARKYKLLGMVLSTLDVVDLNGSGHAKAAILVVTQEMFRKSGAEKDLADGFVNYARGIEGVEAGVLFREAGELEYKVSLRSKGGLDVSAVAMQFGGGGHRNAAGFMLKGSLEAVKARVIEALRGEFGRV; encoded by the coding sequence ATGGACAAAAGGTTTGACGATTTAAAGCCGGAAATAGAGAAGGCGAAAAAATTTCTGGTGGTATCGCACGTAAGCCCGGAGGGCGACGCGATAGGCTCCCTCCTGGGGCTTGCACTGGCCCTGAGGGCGGGCGGCAAGGAGGCGGTCGCCTATCTCGAGGACCCGGTCCCGGAACTCTTCAAGTTCCTTCCCGGCGCGGATACGATCGTACACAGCCTTGAAGGCGCGGGGCCGTTCGATGTTACCTTTGCGGTGGACTGCGGTCAGAAGGAGAGGCTCGGCAAGGGCTTTGTCGGGCTCAAGCAGCCTGGGAAGGTGATTAATATAGACCACCACGCTACGAACGACTCCTTCGGGGATTTTAACGTGATAGAGCCTGGCGCGAGCGCCGCCGGCGAGATGGTCTACGACCTCTGCAAGGCCGTATCCCTCCCGATCACAAAAGAGGTGGCCGTGAACCTGTATGTGGCGATACATACGGACACCGGCTCTTTCCACTATTCCTCGTCCACTCCTGAATCATTCATCAAGGCGGGCGAGCTCGTGAGGCTCGGCGCAGACCCCTGGGAGGTCTCCAAGCGTGTCTACGAGAACCACCCGGCAAGGAAATACAAGCTCCTCGGCATGGTGCTCTCAACCCTCGACGTGGTTGACCTTAACGGGAGCGGGCACGCCAAGGCCGCAATCCTCGTCGTCACCCAGGAGATGTTCAGGAAGTCGGGGGCGGAGAAGGACCTTGCCGACGGGTTCGTCAATTACGCGAGGGGCATAGAGGGCGTCGAGGCCGGGGTGCTCTTCAGGGAGGCAGGAGAGCTCGAGTACAAGGTGAGCCTCCGCTCCAAGGGCGGGCTTGACGTTTCGGCGGTCGCCATGCAGTTCGGAGGCGGCGGCCACAGGAACGCCGCCGGGTTCATGCTGAAGGGAAGCCTCGAGGCCGTGAAGGCCAGGGTCATAGAGGCCCTTAGAGGCGAATTCGGCAGGGTATGA
- the rpsO gene encoding 30S ribosomal protein S15 translates to MLATEKKQEIITSFKTHEKDTGSPEVQIALLSERINSLSSHFKTHKADHHSRRGLLKMVGQRRRLLDYVKKKDIERYKGIIEKLGLRR, encoded by the coding sequence ATGCTGGCTACCGAAAAGAAACAGGAGATCATAACGTCCTTCAAGACGCACGAGAAGGACACGGGCTCGCCCGAGGTGCAGATAGCGCTCTTAAGCGAGAGGATAAACAGCCTGAGCTCGCATTTCAAGACGCACAAGGCTGACCACCATTCGAGGAGGGGCCTCCTCAAGATGGTCGGTCAGAGGAGGCGTCTTCTTGATTACGTCAAGAAGAAGGACATCGAGCGCTACAAGGGCATAATCGAAAAGCTCGGTCTCAGGAGATAA
- a CDS encoding BON domain-containing protein, with the protein MTPKENTPNDIAKAVKALLVNELHLDPAIHPVEVRTENGSVLIEGAVEKIAQKKRALLFAMGFEGVSGVIDRLRVRPSVHMSDDEIRDHVERALSEESALKGLRIEPEVNGGVVDLEGEVWSLSHKRLAGALAWWVPGSTDVINSIEVVPAEADSDDEVSDAIRLILEKDRLVDASSLRVFTRDWVVTLEGVAASTESREAAEDDAWFTWGVNGVINNIIVDAASIHKLP; encoded by the coding sequence ATGACCCCGAAAGAAAACACCCCCAACGACATAGCGAAGGCCGTAAAGGCTCTTCTCGTAAACGAGCTTCACCTCGACCCCGCAATCCACCCGGTCGAGGTGAGGACCGAAAACGGCTCCGTCCTCATTGAAGGAGCAGTCGAGAAGATAGCCCAGAAAAAGAGGGCGCTCCTTTTCGCGATGGGCTTCGAAGGCGTCTCCGGAGTGATAGACAGGCTCCGGGTGCGGCCCTCGGTCCACATGTCCGACGACGAAATACGGGACCATGTCGAAAGGGCCCTTTCAGAGGAAAGCGCCCTCAAGGGCCTCCGCATCGAGCCCGAGGTGAACGGGGGTGTGGTGGACCTCGAGGGCGAGGTCTGGTCCTTGAGCCACAAGCGCCTTGCAGGCGCGCTCGCGTGGTGGGTGCCCGGCTCGACGGACGTCATAAACAGCATAGAGGTCGTGCCGGCGGAGGCCGATTCGGACGATGAAGTGAGCGACGCGATAAGGCTCATACTCGAAAAAGACAGGCTCGTCGACGCCTCGAGCCTGAGGGTCTTCACAAGGGACTGGGTCGTCACCCTCGAAGGCGTCGCGGCAAGCACGGAAAGCAGGGAGGCCGCAGAGGACGACGCATGGTTCACCTGGGGCGTAAACGGAGTAATAAACAACATAATAGTGGACGCGGCCAGCATACACAAGCTGCCCTGA
- the infB gene encoding translation initiation factor IF-2 encodes MTQKEKEKEIQQGGEVVEKRIKPSVIRRRTAPKPAPAPEKAAPEAKAEETKPAAGAEVQPQPAKAAREPEAAAPAAAEAATAPAAPKAKDEKKDEKKGRPVRGRGKADEKKEAPRKTAARKVKEKSAAEILAELTVEEELEKAALTGAAPEPTETAAPEVQAEAAPAPSEAPSAAQPSVKKEKVFEKEPELKKFFSRRPQKKDRYQRDAKKASSQARPMKKTEITVPKAAKRVIRIVDAISVADLSQKLGVKAGEIIKKLMGLGIMATVNQLIDLDAVTLIAQEYGHEVESTAVLEENLMEAGVEAPEGERITRAPVVTVMGHVDHGKTSLLDAIRKTNVVSGEAGGITQHIGAYHVHLDKGDVTFLDTPGHEAFTAMRARGAKATDLVILVVAADDGVMPQTVEAINHARAAGVPIIVAINKIDLPQADSGKIKQELTGYGLVSEEWGGDTIFVEVSAKKGIKIKELLEMILLQAEVLELKASPDSPARGIVVEAKLDKGRGPVSTVLIQDGSLKVGDAIVTGMHYGRVRAMINDWGKRVESAGPSMPIEILGLSGVPLAGDTFVAVKDEATAKQIAAIRERKSVERERLKTAKVSLTDLYDKINKGEVKELNLIIKADVQGSIEAVKETLGKLSTEAVKIKVIHSAAGGINEGDVMLAAASNAIVIGFNIRPDAKAQALAERENVDLRLYDIIYNLVDEIKAAMEGMLSPVVREEVLGRAAIRDVFRITKVGNVAGCFMTDGKAVRGAKARLVRDNVVIYDGKLSSLKRFKDDVKEVASGFECGMTIEGYNDYKVGDVIELYVLKEEAAKL; translated from the coding sequence ATGACACAAAAAGAAAAAGAAAAAGAGATCCAGCAGGGCGGAGAGGTCGTTGAGAAGCGGATAAAGCCTTCGGTAATAAGAAGGAGGACCGCGCCAAAGCCCGCACCTGCGCCTGAAAAGGCAGCCCCGGAGGCAAAGGCTGAAGAAACGAAGCCGGCGGCAGGCGCGGAAGTGCAGCCTCAGCCTGCAAAGGCGGCCAGGGAACCTGAAGCCGCAGCCCCCGCAGCGGCTGAGGCGGCCACAGCCCCCGCAGCCCCGAAAGCCAAGGACGAGAAAAAGGACGAGAAAAAGGGCAGGCCCGTAAGGGGCAGGGGCAAGGCAGACGAGAAGAAAGAGGCCCCGAGGAAGACGGCCGCTAGAAAGGTCAAGGAAAAATCCGCAGCCGAGATACTCGCCGAGCTAACGGTGGAGGAGGAGCTTGAGAAGGCTGCCCTTACAGGCGCCGCTCCGGAGCCCACGGAAACGGCCGCCCCCGAAGTCCAGGCCGAGGCCGCGCCAGCGCCTTCAGAGGCACCGTCGGCTGCCCAGCCTTCCGTCAAGAAGGAGAAGGTCTTCGAGAAGGAGCCTGAGCTTAAGAAGTTTTTCTCAAGGCGTCCCCAGAAGAAGGACAGGTATCAGAGAGACGCGAAAAAGGCATCGTCCCAGGCCAGGCCCATGAAGAAGACCGAGATAACGGTCCCGAAGGCCGCCAAGAGGGTCATAAGGATAGTCGACGCCATAAGCGTTGCCGACCTTTCGCAGAAGCTTGGCGTAAAGGCGGGCGAGATAATAAAGAAATTGATGGGTCTCGGGATAATGGCCACCGTCAACCAGCTCATTGACCTGGACGCGGTCACGCTCATAGCCCAGGAATACGGCCACGAGGTCGAGAGCACCGCTGTCCTCGAAGAGAACCTCATGGAAGCCGGGGTCGAGGCCCCGGAAGGTGAGCGCATAACCAGGGCCCCCGTAGTGACTGTCATGGGACACGTCGACCACGGCAAGACCTCTCTCCTCGACGCCATCAGGAAGACCAACGTCGTAAGCGGCGAGGCGGGCGGCATAACCCAGCACATAGGCGCATACCACGTGCACCTCGACAAGGGGGACGTTACCTTCCTCGACACGCCGGGCCACGAGGCGTTTACCGCCATGAGGGCCAGGGGAGCGAAGGCTACGGACCTGGTCATCCTGGTCGTCGCGGCGGACGACGGCGTAATGCCCCAGACGGTCGAGGCCATAAACCACGCCAGGGCCGCCGGGGTCCCGATAATAGTCGCCATCAACAAGATAGACCTCCCCCAGGCCGACTCCGGGAAGATAAAGCAGGAGCTTACGGGATACGGCCTCGTCTCCGAGGAATGGGGAGGGGACACCATATTCGTCGAGGTCTCGGCCAAGAAGGGCATAAAGATAAAAGAGCTTCTCGAGATGATACTCCTCCAGGCCGAGGTGCTGGAATTGAAGGCCAGCCCGGACTCCCCGGCAAGGGGCATAGTCGTCGAGGCGAAGCTCGACAAGGGGCGCGGCCCGGTCTCCACGGTCCTTATACAGGACGGCTCGCTTAAAGTAGGGGACGCAATCGTCACCGGCATGCACTACGGCAGGGTAAGGGCCATGATAAACGACTGGGGCAAGCGCGTGGAGAGCGCGGGTCCCTCGATGCCTATCGAAATACTGGGCCTTTCCGGGGTTCCGCTTGCCGGGGATACCTTCGTCGCGGTAAAGGACGAGGCCACTGCCAAGCAGATAGCCGCCATAAGGGAAAGAAAGAGTGTCGAACGGGAGCGGCTTAAGACCGCAAAGGTGAGCCTTACCGACCTCTACGACAAGATAAACAAGGGCGAGGTCAAGGAACTTAACCTCATAATAAAGGCGGACGTCCAGGGCTCGATAGAAGCCGTGAAGGAGACGCTCGGCAAGCTTTCGACCGAGGCCGTCAAGATAAAGGTCATCCACAGCGCCGCTGGCGGCATAAACGAGGGAGACGTCATGCTCGCCGCCGCCTCCAACGCGATAGTCATAGGCTTCAACATCAGGCCGGACGCAAAGGCCCAGGCCCTTGCCGAGCGCGAGAACGTCGACCTCCGCCTTTACGACATCATCTACAACCTCGTTGACGAGATAAAGGCCGCTATGGAGGGCATGCTCTCGCCGGTCGTCAGGGAAGAGGTGCTGGGAAGGGCGGCCATCCGCGATGTCTTCCGCATAACCAAGGTCGGAAACGTCGCCGGATGCTTCATGACCGACGGCAAGGCCGTAAGGGGGGCCAAGGCCAGGCTCGTAAGGGACAACGTCGTCATATACGACGGCAAGCTCTCGTCCCTCAAGCGTTTCAAGGACGACGTGAAAGAGGTCGCCTCCGGGTTCGAGTGCGGCATGACCATAGAAGGCTATAACGATTACAAGGTAGGCGATGTCATAGAACTGTATGTCCTCAAGGAAGAGGCCGCCAAGCTATAG
- a CDS encoding YlxR family protein yields MPDRTCLGCRSVLQKSSLVRLALDGEGRLRPDLPGRLGGRGAYICPDEACLKAALKKNAFHRALRSVPSVPAADVLWNEIKGAAGETG; encoded by the coding sequence ATGCCTGATAGGACGTGCCTGGGCTGCAGGTCGGTCCTTCAGAAGTCCTCTCTTGTAAGGCTCGCGCTGGACGGGGAGGGGCGGCTAAGGCCTGACCTTCCGGGAAGGCTCGGTGGCAGGGGGGCTTACATATGTCCGGACGAGGCCTGCCTCAAGGCGGCTTTGAAGAAGAACGCGTTTCATAGGGCATTGAGGTCGGTTCCATCCGTCCCGGCCGCCGACGTTTTATGGAATGAGATAAAGGGCGCGGCCGGCGAGACCGGCTAA
- the rbfA gene encoding 30S ribosome-binding factor RbfA, whose translation MSYKRSERVADLIKEEVASMVLYGEIKDPRIGFVTITKVELTPDLKEARIFFSQLGSPEDREKSRQGLESASGYIRRNLAKKLDLRHIPKITFLFDESLEYSEKIERMIRDMKKGGDL comes from the coding sequence ATGAGCTACAAGCGTTCCGAACGGGTGGCCGACCTCATAAAAGAGGAGGTCGCCTCCATGGTCCTTTACGGCGAAATAAAGGACCCGAGAATAGGTTTCGTGACCATCACCAAGGTCGAGCTCACGCCGGACCTCAAGGAGGCCAGGATATTCTTTAGCCAGCTCGGCTCACCGGAGGACAGGGAAAAGAGCCGGCAGGGGCTTGAGAGCGCGAGCGGGTACATCCGGAGAAACCTTGCAAAAAAGCTGGATTTGAGGCATATTCCTAAAATCACCTTCCTTTTCGACGAGTCGCTCGAATATTCGGAAAAGATTGAGAGGATGATAAGGGACATGAAAAAGGGAGGGGACCTTTAA
- a CDS encoding HD domain-containing protein encodes MSGNEEMEGTGRSDSARSFLRHFEGLASLANDRVVKGVFSAAEARVWLVGGVLRNLALSAPAAPDYDFAVMGDTAAFAKKAASSFGGTPFALDEEAGAYRVVVKGDGAATLDFTPLSPGGIEEDLAKRDFTVNAMAVDLRSLFEGNGKLMDPFGGLDDARAGVLKAVSAGAFDSDPLRMLRAVRLSSQYGLRVEDGTYYLIREKAGLIERSSPERIRDEFKALFANSGTANGISLLYDTGLVNTIIPEISGWPDVDGYDLLSHSLAALREAESILAKMTEEAFPGFSERLREYFSGREGELPNHAILRLAAFFHDTGKPLALSREEGRLRFIGHDTRGAEAVKGLLERLRFSRKTSNVVSSFVANHHRVFMLAGLKERSYRAKGHFFRASGDSGGLLLLCLALADARATRGGEDPELFSVVMEMLDFYFGPYSRKKPKPLLTGDEIMEAFGVEEGPIVGEVIRELNEGVEKGEIRNRKEALKHIRDWLKRKPH; translated from the coding sequence GTGAGCGGAAACGAAGAAATGGAAGGGACGGGCCGAAGCGATTCGGCCCGTTCGTTTTTAAGGCACTTCGAAGGCCTCGCCTCGCTAGCGAACGACAGGGTAGTGAAAGGGGTCTTCTCGGCAGCCGAGGCCCGGGTCTGGCTCGTGGGAGGCGTGCTCCGGAACCTTGCGCTTTCAGCCCCGGCCGCGCCCGATTATGATTTTGCCGTCATGGGCGATACAGCCGCGTTCGCAAAGAAAGCGGCGTCGAGCTTCGGGGGCACCCCCTTTGCCCTCGACGAGGAGGCGGGCGCGTACAGGGTGGTCGTCAAGGGCGACGGCGCGGCCACACTCGATTTCACGCCCCTCTCACCAGGCGGAATAGAGGAGGACCTCGCGAAGAGGGACTTCACAGTGAACGCGATGGCAGTCGATCTCCGTAGCCTCTTCGAGGGAAATGGCAAGCTCATGGACCCCTTCGGCGGGCTTGACGACGCAAGGGCCGGGGTATTGAAGGCGGTCTCAGCCGGGGCCTTCGATAGCGACCCTCTTAGGATGCTCAGGGCAGTGCGCCTTTCAAGCCAGTACGGTCTCCGCGTTGAGGACGGTACCTATTACCTCATAAGGGAAAAGGCCGGGCTTATTGAAAGGTCTTCTCCGGAAAGGATAAGGGACGAGTTCAAGGCGCTTTTCGCAAACAGCGGGACCGCAAACGGGATAAGCCTCCTCTACGATACGGGGCTGGTAAATACGATAATCCCTGAGATAAGCGGCTGGCCTGACGTGGACGGGTATGACCTCCTTTCCCATTCCCTTGCGGCTTTAAGAGAGGCTGAGAGTATCCTCGCGAAAATGACAGAGGAGGCGTTCCCCGGCTTCTCCGAAAGGCTTAGGGAATATTTTTCCGGGCGCGAAGGGGAGCTGCCAAACCATGCGATCCTCAGGCTCGCGGCTTTTTTTCACGATACCGGAAAGCCGCTGGCCCTGTCCAGGGAGGAGGGGAGGCTCCGCTTCATCGGGCACGATACCAGAGGCGCTGAGGCGGTAAAGGGCCTTTTGGAAAGGCTCAGGTTCAGCAGGAAAACCTCCAACGTCGTTTCTTCCTTTGTGGCGAACCACCACAGGGTATTCATGCTAGCCGGCCTCAAGGAGCGGAGCTACCGCGCAAAGGGGCACTTCTTCAGGGCTTCGGGCGACTCAGGCGGCCTGCTTCTGCTTTGCCTCGCCCTTGCGGACGCGCGGGCCACGAGGGGCGGCGAGGACCCGGAACTCTTTTCCGTGGTCATGGAAATGCTGGACTTCTATTTTGGGCCGTACTCCAGGAAAAAACCGAAGCCCCTCCTTACGGGGGACGAGATAATGGAGGCCTTCGGGGTCGAGGAGGGGCCGATAGTGGGGGAGGTTATCCGCGAGCTTAACGAAGGGGTCGAGAAGGGGGAGATAAGGAACAGGAAAGAGGCGTTGAAGCACATAAGGGATTGGCTCAAGCGCAAGCCCCATTAA
- a CDS encoding ribosome maturation factor RimP, producing the protein MKPEGVEDRIRELARPVAEGFGLELVDVSYTSEYGRRVLRIYIDKPGGITVEDCERVSRELSAILDVEDPIPQSYNLEVSSPGLDRPLKTEADFSRFKGKRARIKTREPIEGRRNFKALIDDARDGEVLVTDFDGRKFTIAVINIEKARLEIEI; encoded by the coding sequence TTGAAGCCGGAAGGCGTCGAGGACAGGATAAGGGAACTCGCCAGGCCTGTTGCGGAGGGCTTCGGCCTTGAGCTCGTGGACGTTTCATACACCTCAGAGTACGGCAGAAGGGTCCTCCGGATATACATAGACAAGCCGGGCGGCATAACGGTCGAGGACTGCGAACGCGTAAGCAGGGAGTTGAGCGCCATCCTCGATGTCGAGGACCCGATACCGCAGAGCTACAACCTCGAGGTCTCATCTCCGGGGCTCGACAGGCCCCTTAAGACAGAAGCGGATTTTTCAAGGTTCAAGGGCAAGAGGGCCAGGATAAAAACAAGGGAGCCCATCGAGGGCAGAAGGAACTTCAAGGCCCTTATAGACGACGCCAGGGACGGCGAGGTGCTCGTAACCGACTTCGACGGCAGGAAGTTCACGATAGCCGTCATTAATATCGAAAAAGCGAGACTGGAAATAGAGATTTGA